One region of Oryza sativa Japonica Group chromosome 5, ASM3414082v1 genomic DNA includes:
- the LOC4338466 gene encoding protein neprosin, producing the protein MKESQVIIVTLLLFCIVLIIRGEEIQHINPRRSTNQDLTNQEVNKIIQAEDGDVYDCIDINRQPAFNHPLLKDHKIQLKPNSFPVGIDVENPFMYPISEAQLPTAECPTGTIPILCNNRQENISTKNTDAIVTSQQQEVAGIKYFDDIYGTQATINIYEPMVKHHWDLSGSWIQIENGPDVIGAGSWVSPSFSGDSFARFHISWRDEVQNKSCNNHKCPGFVQVSSSVVLGGRIQPVSVYNGPQYAIKFLIFKDPKTENWWLVYGEEKTAIGYWPSSQFSYMKEMASKALWGGYVQGPTASEDSPQMGSGHFASEGYGKAAFVRDIQVVNDDNMRVIPNPVKADPGSTNRRKYTYEYYGHNPNGMHVYYGGPGSYS; encoded by the exons ATGAAAGAAAGTCAAGTGATTATCGTCACTCTTCTTCTATTTTGTATTGTTCTAATCATTAGGGGGGAAGAAATTCAACATATAAACCCAAGGAGAAGTACTAATCAAGATCTTACAAATCAAGAGGTTAATAAAATCATCCAG GCTGAAGATGGTGATGTCTATGATTGCATTGATATAAATAGGCAACCAGCCTTTAACCATCCATTGTTAAAAGACCACAAAATTCAG TTGAAACCAAACTCATTTCCGGTGGGGATTGATGTCGAAAATCCATTTATGTATCCCATCTCAGAAGCACAACTACCCACTGCTGAATGCCCCACAGGAACCATCCCAATACTATGCAACAATAGACAAGAAAATATTTCAACTAAGAATACTGACGCAATTGTCACCAGTCAACAACAAGAG GTAGCAGGGATAAAATATTTTGACGACATATATGGAACACAGGCCACAATAAACATTTATGAACCAATGGTGAAGCATCATTGGGATCTTAGTGGATCATGGATACAAATTGAAAATGGCCCAGATGTAATTGGTGCTGGCTCTTGGGTCTCACCAAGCTTCAGTGGTGATAGCTTTGCTAGGTTTCATATTTCATGG CGTGATGAAGTACAAAACAAGTCTTGCAACAATCATAAGTGTCCTGGTTTCGTCCAAGTTAGCAGTTCTGTTGTTCTTGGAGGCAGAATACAGCCAGTTTCTGTATATAACGGACCGCAATACGCAATTAAGTTTCTTATATTTAAG GACCCAAAGACTGAAAATTGGTGGTTGGTGTATGGTGAGGAGAAAACAGCAATAGGATATTGGCCAAGTTCTCAATTTAGTTACATGAAGGAAATGGCCAGTAAAGCATTGTGGGGTGGATATGTTCAGGGTCCAACAGCCTCAGAAGACTCTCCACAAATGGGCAGTGGACATTTTGCTTCTGAAGGGTATGGCAAAGCAGCTTTTGTTAGAGATATTCAGGTCGTGAACGACGACAACATGCGTGTTATTCCAAACCCAGTTAAAGCCGATCCAGGATCTACTAATCGAAGGAAATATACCTATGAATATTATGGACATAATCCCAATGGTATGCATGTTTACTATGGTGGACCAGGTAGC